A genomic window from Plasmodium chabaudi chabaudi strain AS genome assembly, chromosome: 8 includes:
- a CDS encoding fam-b protein: protein MKQFTILKKFVYFSMFIWSLEHTTNVLCDLSADRNIPTLLAPLDLKINMFPSNIEYVFDLMHSYDSIIDAIAEQLKKDAECGETKGVDDDTESDEKPSEHSKFGVLGGIVNESECSKSYIMKRSMRANKKSDNIYQDKKPSQPSDNTPKKKKGLFATILSKIFGKRS, encoded by the exons atgaagcAATTCACCATTTTAAagaaatttgtatatttttcgaTGTTTATTTGGTCTTTGGAGCATACTACAAAT GTTTTATGTGATTTAAGCGCAGACAGAAACATACCTACGCTATTAGCTCCATtagatttaaaaattaatatgttCCCAAGCAATATAGAGTATGTATTCGACTTAATGCATTCTTATGATTCAATTATAGATGCTATAGCTgaacaattaaaaaaggatGCAGAATGTGGAGAAACAAAAGGTGTCGATGATGATACTGAATCAGATGAAAAACCAAGTGAACACAGTAAGTTTGGGGTTTTAGGGGGGATAGTTAATGAATCAGAATGTTCAAAGAGTTATATTATGAAGAGATCAATGAGAgcgaataaaaaaagtgatAACATATATCAAGATAAAAAACCATCACAACCATCTGATAATACTcccaaaaaaaagaaaggtCTATTTGCAACTATCCTATCGAAAATTTTTGGGAAAAGAAGTTGA
- a CDS encoding fam-a protein, with product MNKAYIRLFFFVLSMLMYASTQTFANEASLVNDTINKPVQTKTNPANKPVQTKATPANKPVQTKATPANKPVQKKTTPANKPVQKKTTPANKPVQAKAAASNNPAQANKKVKKSGLSRFARKLSSIFLSIFRACACGASKPKKAGQNIQVRGKNIPENTKTENTTAENTATENTTTEIATPENTTPENTTTESTTTESTTAESTTAESTTTENTTAENTATENTTTEIATPENTTIDVYTFDELYENNKHLLCNDPEEVEKVAKLMSESAAILQKKIESTDDFRNDVNHEGARLFRKQDETDTGKMEITIENPDAYDGIKTTLWNPNSPQNTDPSFLMGQVVRVYNPNLMMIQQCYTSGGHSAVKYFHYFAQKIEVSKDKTIMVYFSTNKTDINDSVERNMGILIDIAYSLKPDCDYEEEFKNNYVNLSGYFINKDDTKIDITYLDSIYNDYILAPLYGFKRVRSKKYTQLMNLKGKFSKKNRYIPNSTFLLD from the exons atgaataaagcatatattagattatttttttttgttttaagcATGCTTATGTATGCAAGCACTCAAACCTTTGCCAATGAAGCTTCTTTAGTCAATGATACTATAAACAAGCCTGTTCAAACAAAAACTAATCCAGCCAATAAGCCTGTTCAAACAAAAGCTACTCCAGCCAATAAGCCTGTTCAAACAAAAGCTACTCCAGCAAATAAGCCagttcaaaaaaaaactactCCAGCAAATAAGCCagttcaaaaaaaaactactCCAGCAAATAAGCCAGTTCAAGCAAAAGCTGCTGCATCAAATAATCCTGCTCAAGCcaataaaaaagttaaaaaatcGGGTTTATCTCGATTCGCTCGAAAACTTTCATCGATATTCTTATCGATTTTCCGAGCATGTGCTTGTGGCGCTTCTAAACCCAAAAAAGCTGGTCAAAACATACAGGTTcgaggaaaaaatattccagAAAATACTAAGACAGAAAACACTACTGCCGAAAATACCGCTACAGAAAATACAACTACAGAGATTGCTACTCCAGAAAACACTACTCCAGAAAACACTACTACAGAAAGCACCACTACAGAAAGCACTACTGCAGAAAGCACTACTGCAGAAAGCACCACTACAGAAAACACTACTGCCGAAAATACCGCTACAGAAAATACAACTACAGAGATTGCTACCCCAGAAAATACTACTATAGACGTTTATAc ATTCGatgaattatatgaaaataacaaGCACCTATTATGTAACGATCCTGAAGAAGTTGAAAAAGTGGCAAAACTTATGAGCGAATCTGCAGccattttacaaaaaaaaatcgaatcCACAGATGATTTCAGAAATGACGTGAATCATGAAGGTGCACGTCTATTTAGAAAACAAGACGAAACAGATACTggaaaaatggaaattaCGATCGAAAATCCCGATGCG TATGATGGAATCAAAACCACATTATGGAATCCCAATAGCCCCCAAAATACAGACCCCAGCTTTCTCATGg gACAAGTTGTTCGTGTATACAATCCAAATTTAATGATGATACAACAATGCTATACAAGTGGTGGTCATTCAGCcgtaaaatatttccattatttcgcccaaaaaattgaa GTATCAAAAGACAAAACTATAAtggtatatttttcaacaaATAAAACTGATATTAATGATAGCGTAGAAAGAAATATGGGTATTCTCATAGATATTGCATACTCATTAAAACCTGACTGTGATTATGAAGAAgagtttaaaaataattatgttaaCTTATCCGgatatttcattaataaAGACGACACAAAAATTGACATTACCTATCTCGACTCG ATTTATAATGACTATATCTTAGCTCCGCTTTATGGTTTTAAAAGAGTCcgatcaaaaaaatatacccAGCTTATGAACTTAAAAGGAAAATTctccaaaaaaaatagatatattCCAAACAGCACCTTTTTATTagattaa